DNA from Cotesia glomerata isolate CgM1 linkage group LG10, MPM_Cglom_v2.3, whole genome shotgun sequence:
aattgattttcttttaatttcttatcgAACTTTCTGGGACTTTGCATCAATTTGCAAATCTCtgtaagtgaaaaaaaaagattaattagTCATAATTCATCTGGTAGCAGAAAGGTCAAGACACATTACTGATTAATTAGTCATAATACTTAGtagcaatattttttactacaaGTCAGTAGAGTGAACACTAGGGTGTGCTaaaatgtaacttccttgatggacctcttaaaattggaattttgagttccgcttttaacaggtgtttgggcatttcctgacaTATTTTGAGCGTaaaggatttatttaatttttattgaattttttaacaggagttttgttcggccaaattttgaaattttgaaattccaGCAAAAATAGCTAAACaaaactcctgttaaaaaattctataaaaatcaaataaatcctttacgctcaaaatatctcaggaaatgcccaaacataACTCCTGtaaaaagcggaactcaaaattccaattccAACAGGTCCATCAacgaagttacattttggcacaccctagtGAACACCATAAAATGCATTGCTACATaatgcaaaaattttacttcagcTATTTCATGCAATTTCATGCTTTTAGTTTTTTGTATCTATAATATGATAGGAAAATCAGCTTAATTGAAGGAACACAatccttaattaaaaaaaaaccatttgaAAGAAATTTGTTATCGTTAATTAAGAAGATTTTTATGGTTGatgttcaaataaatattatttgagaTGATGTTTTTCAATTAAGGATTCTTCTCTCGTCAATACGATATTTATCCACCTCGGCAGTGGAAAAGAATCTGGATTTACTCTTACGTTTAATCTTTTCGATATCATTGTTTTTAACAGTAGTTTTCGATGATTTTTGAGCCTCTCGATCAGATAGTACTAACCTTTTTCTCTCTTCCACTGACCAATATGCTCGAGTTATATGGTTAACGCATTTTCTCAGCGAAGGAACATCTTTAGCCAGGAAAACTTCGTTGGCGTCCAGTTCTGATCCTAAAATTCTTACCTGAAaaagtacaaaattttataaaaaacggATCAAATCTTttagaaaaagaaatattattcattcatCTGTGATAGCTATCATCTTAAATATCAATTACTAGAAAATTCCAAACAATAAAGGCATGTTTAAGTAATTACTTTGCTCGATCTTTTTTCCtaattagcaaaaaattttagtcagGTTCAATGAATACTTCCCATAATTGTCCAATTAGTAAATTCATTGCATAATCAATCCAGTCACTTTTAAACTATATGAAAGGAAGTACACCATTAAAGTTATCATGCATCatcatattaattaatttattaataaattaaatctttatttaGAATTCGCGAATTCTATCAAAACAGCAAGCAAAATCGTATCCTTTAATACAACAATAagtgaaaaatatttctatattTACCTTTCCACTCTGGACAGGTGGTAAATCAAATTCCTCGACGGTTCTCTCGGTATTTTGCATTTGAGcgatagtttttataatttccccACCAAACTCTTTTAGGCAAGTCTTCATTTGATTTATATTCATACAAGCCtctgtattattatttgaagaaTTTGCTTCAGGCCACAAATTCTCCGAAAACTTATTAACAAGTGGTTCATGTGCTGTTGAAAATGGTCGATTTTCACTTTGTCCTCGTTTGCCCAGATCAACATCCTTCTCTCGATGAGAAGTTCCGCTATCAGCGTCCGAAAAATCATTTGATTTCTCTTGATTCCCATCATTGTTCTTTTGATGCTTACAATTACCGTCATCAGAGTCCGTATGGATGGTTTCATTTAATTCATGTGTATCGTCATTGTTTTGATTATCAGAGTCATTATTTTCAAAGACCGGAACTGTTGCTAATTTAATCGGAGTTGAAGTGTGGAGAGGCTGTATATGGTTTATAACAGgcactgtaatttctaaaAGAACTCGATCCTGATCGTCTGGAATTTGTGGCACTTCagttgaattattaaattcatcatTAAATTCTGGATCAAATTCGGGATCAAATGTCTCCATCGAAATGTCTCTCATCGTAGAACCTGTTTTGCCATTCTCTAACAACCCACAATCAGTGACATCATTATGTTCATATGCTGGtgatttctataaaataaaaagatcaaattaaaaaaattataaaacaaaaaagaaaaaaaaattacaaactataaaaaagttattgatttaGTTAAACAGAGTCTggatagttataaatatatggtATGTCtctatttgacaattaattcTTAGCTAcagttacaataaattattattgtcataaaattatagATATATCCTACATGGTAAAAGtcataatacaaaatttaagtCATACCTgcacaaattttaaaaacttgccATCACTATCATTTGTCACTTGACTTGTTGCATCATTGACAAATTTCTGAAATTAGccaatttttaagttaaaagtaTAGTTgactcaataaaaaatacaagatAAGTTAACAATTCTACTTATTTACAttgtcttataaaaaaatcttttcgaATTGATATTCTGGAGACTTATACTAAATTGTCCTAGATATCAATTCAAGAGAAAACgtgtttttattaatgtaaaaattgaaggaaaaaatgaatcaactttgaatcaaaaatgataaaagaaaagtaGATTCataacactaaaaaaattctaaaataaattataataacccTTAAGTACTGCACGATTAAattgaataacaaaaataacgaAACACCtaaatatacaattatttataataaaaacagtcatttttaatgaaataccATATTCGAGAagtaaaatttgatatttatcgattaaatatttgaataacaATATATTCAGCTCGTGTacttgtagaaaattcaatataattaagaagcttgatttttcatattaaaatgCAAGTTGAATTAGAATTAAACAAAACTTAAACTTGATTTTGATATCTTAACTAAAAatctataattattatgacatttatgataaatttaattcattattaatagtacttttttttattttctgttattaaatactttattGCATCTCGTAAAATTAACAACTAAAATATCAAGTTTTGAATGTATGGCAATGATAATTGTGAATTATTATAGAATAGTCCTGAGCATAATGAGTGCAAAACCAagtaccaaaaattaattgcaaTATGACTTGTGTGGTTTACTTATTCTTCAGATTTTTTCCGATTAAttcttggaatttttttctatttataatattctAAATGGTATAATTCATGTTAATATtctattttgataaatagattatggaaaatttaatttgtaaaaatatgtTCTAAATTACTATCTTAGTCACGATAAATCATACATTAgaaatttgtttaattgagtgattacttactttttttaaatttattttcaccttTTATTCCTGAattattctcaattttttttgctgtgcGTTCTCTGGCTGCTCGGTAATTGATAAACTTTTCACTATTTTGAGTCTGTTTCGTGTGTTCACAGAATTTACTAAAGCCTCTTTATCATCTGTAATGGAAGTATAATAAGTATGGTATATTCATAAATTACAtgaatactaataaaaattttaatcgtcTCATAGATGGtatattttggataaaaatcTATGTGTCAAATACAATCTAGTAGACAGACATCTAATAAATACACAAGAAAATCAGTGTAAGTGTTTCCATGACTTGGTTTTTTAAACGTTTGTATTAATTTGCGTTCAACAATTCTTGTTAAGTTATgcttatcaaaaaaaaaaaaaaaaaaaaactagtaaTTGTTGATCACAAAAAGTTGCACTTGATAAAATCATGtcgagaaattatttatttcatgtCTTAACAATTTCATTATTTGTGCATAGGATGTTCAActattttaaaacattaaaatgaaataaaaaataataatcatataattacaatgCCAAGAGTAGTTGTAGATTACTTTCTCAGTTTTTTTCTCGACTTCAGtctttaagaataaaatatttttgtaatatctgggcgaaatttttttaagtgaaaaatgtactaaaaaacagaagattttaattttgacaacGACTCATTCAGCTTCTTTCACTAATTTTTGGGTGTACGTCAGTTATCGACATTTTGATTAATTGACAAAATGAGGTTATATATTGAAATACATTAAATTGTaaccaaagaaaaaaaaaatgattgaacgaatgacaataaattatttgtcaaAAGTTGTTTTATGTTAACTGCATAAATCATTACCATCGCATCCTagcaatttttcaattttcactaaCTTCATGGCATTGTCCATGATGTAAAAAGTTGTAATTTCACCAGCAGTAGCATTTGTTATCGGATGAAAGCCCTTTTCATCTTGATAGAAAATGTATTTAGTTGGGTAAACCGCAACTGTTTATCCAATACGACAAACTGATTGACATCCTTGAAATGACTGAACCAGAACACAGCGAGACAAAACTCTCAGAAGACGTACGCAAACTATATTACGAACTTGTCAGTCTTGTAAACAAGACCCAACTGAACAAAACGATCAACGACAGTTCACACAACACAAACATTACAGCTGGAAACAATACTACGTTTGTCGAGTCACAGCGTCTTGCTAAACTCCCAACTACAGATCTGCCTAAATTTGATggtaactttgaaaattggctttcctttaaaaatactttcaaaACTCTCATTGATGATCGTTCAGATCTTAATGACCTCAATaaattcatatattcatatatttaagAGGATGTTTAACTGGCTCTGCAGCGAACAAGCTCGCGCTTTATAATGCAAGTGCAGAGAATTATACTAAAACCTGGACCCTTTTAGATGAAACTTATCAGAAAGAGCGCGCCCTAGTTCTCAAACATTATGACGCTCTTCTTAATCTCAATTCAATAGCAAATCCTAGTAATGAAAATCTAACTAAATTCATTGACGATGCTCGACAACACTTAAACGATCTGGACACATTAAACGCAAACCCTGCCGATGCACTGATAGTACGAATCCTGGAACTTAAACTGCCAATGGAAATCAGAGACAAATGGGAAGAAACGTTTACTGACGACAACACTCTTCCTACATTTGAAGCTTTCAGTAAATTTATCATCAAGACAGCTTTCAGACTCAGTACACGCAGGCCCGACAAACAACGTGATTCCGATCACTATCACAAACGTCGACGTACTGAACCATCGGGTAACAATCCCAAGAAACAAAGGACCGAGCCGACTGCTCGAGCCTTAGTGACTACAACCTCTACAGCCTGCCCATGTTGCAAACAACCACATGTACTATACAAATGTCACAAATTCAATGCATTAAATGTAGGCGAACGCATAAAACTAGTCAAATCTGCTCGACTTTGTAACAATTGTCTAAGAGAACACAAAGGAATTTGCAACTCCATTAGATGTCGAATCTGCACTAAATTCCACCACACTATCTTAAATATCAACAAAAACCCAAATCAACAATCAACCAGTTATaacacatttaaaaataactctaCGAAAACTGAAACACCCGCTACCGTTACGACCGATAAGGGAACTACATCTTGACTAGCAGTGCATAATTATGCAACCATTCTTAGAACACCTCGTTTTCAATTAATGATGAGCGCTCTCATCCAGATGCGTGATTCAAAAGGTAAATTCATACAAGCTCGTGTTTTACTTGATACCTGTGCAAcagctaattttattactgaGAATTtaaccaataaattaaaacttccAATGCAAAATTGTTCTATTCCAATCGGAGCTGTTAATGGAATGCAAACTTTCTCTAAACATCTTGTTCAAGTAACTTGTAAAtctttaaatgataaattccAGAGATCACTAtcttttttaactgttaacGGAATTACTGAATTGAGTCCTAATGAAACCTTTCCACGTGAGAAAATACATAtaccaaaaaatataatacttGCTGATCCACAATTTCACATTCCAAGACCCGTAGACGTCCTTATCGGTTCAGGTACTACTCTTTCACTTCAATCAGTTGGACAGATTAATTGCTCACAAGCTGACTGTGATTTAATACTACAAAAAACGCAACTGGGATGGGTTGTAGCGGGGGGAGTCAACGACGACCAAAACATACTACCTGTGACTTGTCAACTAACTGACCTATCAAGTCAATTAACTAAGTTTTGGACAATTGAAGATGTGGGCTCTAAAGATTCACGATCTTTAGACGACTCTACATGTGAGAATCATTACCAACAAACGACTACACGGGATGTAGACGGACGATATATAGTAAAACTACCTTTCCGGGTCGACAACGTTGACTTTGgaaattctaaaaatcaaGCTTATAAAAGATTTCTATCCTTACAGAGGAGATTAAATTCTGATTCacaattaaaaatcgaatATAACAAAGTCATGCAAGAATACATCGACCTTGGTCACATGGTACACGTACCGGATAACAAAACACCAGGATATTATATGCCTCATCACCCGATAATTAAAACATCTAGTACTACCACCAAAGTACGCGTTGTATTTGACGCCTCAGCCAAAACCGATAAAAGTATCTCCCTGAATGAAGTCCTGTTAACGGGGCCTACTATCCAAGACAATCTCTTTACTATTCTTTTACGTTTCCGTACTTTCATCTACGCTATGACTTCTGACATTGCGCAGATGTACCGACAGATTTGCATACATCCAGACCATCACAAATTTCAACGAATTCTTTATTATCACAACAACAACATTAGTACTTTTGAACTCAAACGAGTTACGTTTGGGGTCTTTGCGGCCCCATTTTTAGCTATACGCACTGTAAATCAACTTGCTGACGAAGAATCACATAACTTTCCAATAGCTTCAAAAATACTTAAACGAGATCTTTATGTTGACAATCTCTTAACTGGAACTAATTCTTTGACTGAAATTTTACAGTTACGTGATGAAATCATTCAACTGGTACGAAAGGGGGGTTTTGAACTTAGACAATGGGCTTCAAATCATCAACACGCACTTGACAACTTTGACCAAAGAACTCTGGACTTAGACTGTGCTATCAACGACGATCCTATCTCTAAAACCCTGGGCATTGTATGGAACTCCCTAactgatgaatttatttatacagcTAACTCCATTGATTCATCacgaaaaataactaaaagaaCTATTCTTGGAAAGAACTATCAGATATTGCAAAGATTTTCGATCCTATCGGAATTCTGGGTCCTATAGTACTAGCTGCTAAAACTATCATTCAAGAATGTTGGAAATTAAAGATTCACTGGGATGAAGCGGTCCCACAAGAGTTACACCTACGATGGTGTAAGTTTGCTGAACAATTACCTATCATCAAAGACTTTTCAATTGAACGTAATATATTACTTCCTAATGCAACTGACATACAGCTGCACGGATTTTGTGATGCTAGTAAGGTGGGCTACGGTGCTTGCATATATGTTAGATC
Protein-coding regions in this window:
- the LOC123273348 gene encoding uncharacterized protein LOC123273348 — encoded protein: MSALIQMRDSKGKFIQARVLLDTCATANFITENLTNKLKLPMQNCSIPIGAVNGMQTFSKHLVQVTCKSLNDKFQRSLSFLTVNGITELSPNETFPREKIHIPKNIILADPQFHIPRPVDVLIGSGTTLSLQSVGQINCSQADCDLILQKTQLGWVVAGGVNDDQNILPVTCQLTDLSSQLTKFWTIEDVGSKDSRSLDDSTCENHYQQTTTRDVDGRYIVKLPFRVDNVDFGNSKNQAYKRFLSLQRRLNSDSQLKIEYNKVMQEYIDLGHMVHVPDNKTPGYYMPHHPIIKTSSTTTKVRVVFDASAKTDKSISLNEVLLTGPTIQDNLFTILLRFRTFIYAMTSDIAQMYRQICIHPDHHKFQRILYYHNNNISTFELKRVTFGVFAAPFLAIRTVNQLADEESHNFPIASKILKRDLYVDNLLTGTNSLTEILQLRDEIIQLVRKGGFELRQWASNHQHALDNFDQRTLDLDCAINDDPISKTLGINYSWKELSDIAKIFDPIGILGPIVLAAKTIIQECWKLKIHWDEAVPQELHLRWCKFAEQLPIIKDFSIERNILLPNATDIQLHGFCDASKVGYGACIYVRSMNKQGHVIVRLACSKSRVAPIKDVTIPKLELCGALLLAKLYKDTLPSFNFDISKNIFWSDSTIVLQ